The Kitasatospora setae KM-6054 genome contains a region encoding:
- a CDS encoding EamA family transporter, whose protein sequence is MRANSGTTPNVSPLDTPRPPAGSPPAGSPPAGSPPAGSPPAGSPPAGSLGSAGSGRSARTALTALTAVAPVVWGTTYVVTTELLPPGHPVFAGLLRALPAGLIALLLTRTLPRGSWWGKAAVLGVLNIGLFLPLLFTAAERLPGGVAATLGAAQPMVVALLAVPVLGQRLSLRRLGWGLVGVLGVGLVVIGPSAALDAVGVAAGLGGAATMGLGVTLTKRWGRPEGVGPLALTGWQLTAGGLFLLPVTFLFEGAPPAIDGRAALGYLWLGLIGGLLTYALWFQGIGRLPVTGVAVLGLLSPLVAAVLGALLLDQTLGPVQLLGFALALASIVAGQLPERRAAARTART, encoded by the coding sequence ATGAGAGCGAACAGCGGCACCACCCCGAACGTCAGCCCGCTCGACACCCCGAGGCCCCCGGCCGGCTCGCCTCCCGCCGGCTCGCCCCCGGCCGGCTCGCCTCCCGCCGGCTCGCCCCCGGCCGGCTCGCCTCCCGCCGGCTCGCTCGGGAGCGCCGGCTCCGGCAGGTCGGCCCGCACCGCGCTGACCGCGCTGACCGCCGTGGCCCCGGTGGTCTGGGGCACCACCTACGTGGTCACCACCGAACTGCTGCCCCCGGGCCACCCGGTCTTCGCCGGCCTGCTGCGCGCCCTGCCCGCCGGGCTGATCGCCCTGCTCCTCACCCGGACGCTGCCGCGCGGCAGTTGGTGGGGCAAGGCCGCCGTCCTCGGAGTGCTGAACATCGGGCTCTTCCTGCCGCTGCTGTTCACCGCCGCCGAACGCCTCCCCGGCGGCGTGGCCGCCACCCTCGGCGCCGCCCAGCCGATGGTCGTCGCGCTGCTCGCCGTCCCGGTGCTCGGCCAGCGGCTGTCCCTCCGGCGGCTGGGCTGGGGGCTGGTGGGCGTGCTCGGGGTCGGGCTGGTGGTGATCGGGCCGAGCGCGGCACTGGACGCCGTCGGCGTGGCCGCCGGTCTCGGCGGCGCTGCCACGATGGGCCTCGGCGTCACGCTCACCAAGCGCTGGGGCCGCCCCGAGGGCGTCGGCCCGCTCGCGCTGACCGGTTGGCAGCTCACCGCCGGCGGACTCTTCCTGCTGCCCGTCACCTTCCTGTTCGAGGGCGCGCCCCCGGCGATCGACGGCCGGGCCGCGCTCGGCTACCTCTGGCTGGGCCTGATCGGCGGGCTGCTCACGTACGCGCTCTGGTTCCAGGGCATCGGCCGCCTCCCGGTCACCGGCGTCGCCGTGCTCGGCCTGCTGTCGCCGCTGGTCGCGGCGGTGCTCGGAGCGCTGCTGCTGGACCAGACGCTCGGCCCGGTGCAACTGCTGGGCTTCGCGCTGGCGCTGGCCTCGATCGTGGCCGGCCAGCTGCCGGAGCGCCGGGCGGCCGCCCGGACGGCCCGGACGTGA
- a CDS encoding DUF350 domain-containing protein, which yields MNDILHGLGAAAVYGLVGLVLLLLGYLLIDVLTPGKLGRLIWAEGNRNAAVLLSSALLGVGGIVYTAIRYTYDDFGKGLLSTLCFGVLGLLLMALAFWLLDLLTPGRLGAILVSTAPHPAVWVSASCNLAAAAIVAASIA from the coding sequence ATGAACGACATACTCCACGGCCTCGGCGCGGCCGCCGTCTACGGCCTGGTCGGCCTGGTGCTGCTGCTGCTCGGCTACCTGCTGATCGACGTGCTCACACCGGGCAAGCTGGGCCGGCTGATCTGGGCCGAGGGCAACCGCAACGCGGCCGTGCTGCTCAGCTCGGCGCTGCTCGGCGTCGGCGGCATCGTGTACACGGCGATCCGGTACACCTACGACGACTTCGGCAAGGGCCTGCTCTCCACGCTCTGCTTCGGCGTCCTCGGCCTGCTGCTGATGGCGCTCGCGTTCTGGCTGCTCGACCTGCTCACCCCCGGGCGGCTCGGCGCGATCCTGGTCTCCACCGCACCGCACCCGGCGGTGTGGGTGTCGGCCAGCTGCAACCTCGCCGCCGCCGCGATCGTGGCCGCCTCGATCGCCTGA
- a CDS encoding phosphotransferase family protein, producing MTELIGERTAAWISDHLDQGERIAGATRLRGGWTSEMRRIEVTGPDGGRTLVLRSFVKPFFVRHAEGLLGREAAILGLLGPGEVPAARLIAVDERAERCEHPSLLMTLLPGTIRLDGADAARQAALMARQLLAIHRTETTDLTRPRDYQAWTAPERVAVPPATSRPGLWARAVALIDRPAPAHRPLFLHRDYHPGNVLLTGHGPALRISGVVDWVETSWGPADLDVAHCATALALLHGPAHGTAFADHYTAAGGTLADHPRDHLYWRLLDALAFAPDAEKVAVPWRESGRADLTPWLLAERLETYIAALLERYDQ from the coding sequence GTGACGGAACTGATCGGTGAACGCACCGCCGCGTGGATCTCGGACCACCTCGACCAGGGCGAACGGATCGCCGGCGCGACCAGGCTGCGCGGCGGCTGGACGTCCGAGATGCGCCGGATCGAGGTCACCGGACCGGACGGCGGGCGGACGCTGGTGCTGCGGTCGTTCGTCAAACCGTTCTTCGTCCGGCACGCCGAGGGGCTGCTCGGCCGGGAGGCGGCGATCCTGGGCCTGCTCGGCCCCGGCGAGGTGCCCGCCGCCCGCCTGATCGCGGTCGACGAGCGCGCCGAACGGTGCGAACACCCCTCGCTGCTGATGACGCTGCTGCCCGGCACGATCCGGCTGGACGGCGCCGACGCCGCCCGGCAGGCCGCACTGATGGCCCGGCAGCTCCTCGCGATCCACCGGACCGAGACCACCGACCTCACCCGGCCGCGCGACTACCAGGCCTGGACGGCGCCCGAACGCGTCGCCGTCCCGCCCGCCACCAGCCGGCCCGGACTCTGGGCCCGCGCCGTCGCGCTCATCGACCGCCCGGCCCCCGCGCACCGGCCGCTCTTCCTGCACCGCGACTACCACCCCGGCAACGTGCTCCTCACCGGCCACGGCCCCGCACTGCGGATCAGCGGCGTGGTCGACTGGGTCGAGACCTCCTGGGGCCCCGCCGACCTCGATGTCGCGCACTGCGCCACCGCCCTCGCCCTGCTGCACGGCCCCGCCCACGGAACGGCCTTCGCCGACCACTACACCGCCGCCGGCGGCACGCTCGCCGACCACCCCCGCGACCACCTGTACTGGCGGCTGCTCGACGCGCTCGCCTTCGCGCCGGACGCCGAGAAGGTCGCGGTGCCCTGGCGGGAGAGCGGCCGCGCCGACCTCACCCCCTGGCTGCTCGCCGAGCGGCTGGAGACGTACATCGCGGCCCTCCTGGAGCGGTACGACCAGTAG
- a CDS encoding glutathionylspermidine synthase family protein gives MRRHTVAPRPDWLATVESQGLVYAMCSDPCNQGGPHAYWDESAYYEFSLPEVEALEEVVEELHELSLAAAEHVVRTGRFADFGITDPRLAAVVAESWRRRAEQPSVYGRFDLAYDGTGPAKLFEYNADTPTSLIEAAGPQWFWMEERFPEADQWNSLHERLVESWTRQKHLLPPGPVHFAHSRGDTEGEDWLTTLYLQECAEQAGLRTVGIAMEDIGWDELSGRFVDLEHRFIRSAFKLYPWEWLVDDEFADHLLDVIDLGGGTGSTLWIEPAWKMLLSNKALLAVLWELNPGHPNLLPAYLDGPRELADPGGPGYAAKPLLGREGAGIRIVEPDGSQTRLADWAGDPDRYGAEGYCYQQYHPLPDFDGNRPVLGTWVVDGEAAGLGIRETDDSPITHQGARFLPHLIR, from the coding sequence TTGCGCCGCCACACCGTCGCCCCGCGCCCCGACTGGCTGGCCACCGTCGAGTCCCAGGGGCTCGTCTACGCGATGTGCTCCGACCCGTGCAACCAGGGCGGGCCGCACGCCTACTGGGACGAGAGCGCCTACTACGAGTTCTCGCTGCCGGAGGTCGAGGCCCTGGAGGAGGTCGTCGAGGAGCTGCACGAGCTCTCGCTGGCCGCCGCCGAACACGTGGTGCGCACCGGCCGGTTCGCCGACTTCGGGATCACCGACCCGCGGCTGGCCGCCGTCGTCGCCGAGTCCTGGCGCCGCCGCGCGGAGCAGCCCAGCGTGTACGGCCGCTTCGACCTCGCCTACGACGGCACCGGTCCGGCCAAGCTCTTCGAGTACAACGCCGACACCCCGACCTCGCTGATCGAGGCCGCCGGGCCGCAGTGGTTCTGGATGGAGGAGCGCTTCCCCGAGGCCGACCAGTGGAACTCGCTGCACGAGCGGCTGGTCGAGTCCTGGACGCGCCAGAAGCACCTGCTGCCGCCCGGCCCGGTCCACTTCGCCCACTCCCGCGGCGACACCGAGGGCGAGGACTGGCTCACCACCCTCTACCTGCAGGAGTGCGCCGAGCAGGCCGGACTGCGGACCGTCGGCATCGCGATGGAGGACATCGGCTGGGACGAGCTGTCCGGCCGCTTCGTCGACCTCGAACACCGCTTCATCCGCTCCGCGTTCAAGCTCTACCCGTGGGAGTGGCTGGTCGACGACGAGTTCGCCGACCACCTGCTCGACGTCATCGACCTCGGCGGCGGCACCGGCTCCACCCTGTGGATCGAGCCCGCCTGGAAGATGCTGCTCTCCAACAAGGCCCTGCTGGCCGTCCTGTGGGAGCTCAACCCGGGCCACCCCAACCTGCTGCCCGCCTACCTCGACGGCCCGCGCGAACTCGCCGACCCCGGCGGCCCCGGGTACGCCGCCAAGCCGCTGCTCGGCCGGGAGGGCGCCGGCATCCGCATCGTCGAGCCCGACGGCAGCCAGACCCGGCTCGCCGACTGGGCCGGCGACCCGGACCGCTACGGCGCCGAGGGCTACTGCTACCAGCAGTACCACCCGCTGCCCGACTTCGACGGCAACCGTCCCGTCCTCGGCACCTGGGTCGTCGACGGCGAGGCCGCCGGCCTGGGCATCCGCGAGACCGACGACAGCCCCATCACCCACCAGGGCGCCCGCTTCCTCCCCCACCTGATCCGCTGA
- a CDS encoding GNAT family N-acetyltransferase, whose product MFELTSEEQLRTATDDDAVLAWAAQGLDGGARAWTAGRAVAVASPALSGRDRIAVRGPVADLLPLLDDVLPLVGPGYRPFGDAELLAELCTRRDDLETRGRFGWMQRGPVGVPLLEGDAAGRDVPAGGGIAAGGRAVGGEGAAYWLAPGELDEAAQLIDRHFPASHAHPHRPGVRAWAGVRDGAGRLTAVAADAWPAPTVGLLAGVVSDREHGRGRGHAAAACRLVLAAILGRSPRAALMVDGWNEPAVRLYRRLGLEYRLLDAAAQRSA is encoded by the coding sequence GTGTTCGAACTGACCTCGGAGGAGCAACTCCGCACCGCCACCGACGACGACGCCGTACTGGCCTGGGCCGCCCAGGGCCTGGACGGCGGCGCCCGCGCCTGGACCGCCGGACGGGCCGTCGCCGTCGCCTCGCCCGCGCTCTCCGGCCGCGACCGGATCGCCGTCCGCGGCCCCGTCGCGGACCTGCTGCCACTGCTCGACGACGTGCTGCCGCTCGTCGGCCCCGGCTACCGGCCGTTCGGCGACGCCGAACTGCTCGCCGAACTCTGCACCCGCCGCGACGACCTGGAAACGCGGGGGCGCTTCGGCTGGATGCAGCGCGGCCCGGTCGGCGTCCCGCTGCTCGAAGGCGACGCGGCGGGCCGGGACGTTCCGGCGGGCGGGGGCATAGCGGCGGGTGGCAGGGCGGTCGGGGGCGAGGGTGCCGCTTACTGGCTGGCGCCCGGTGAACTGGACGAGGCGGCGCAACTGATCGACCGGCACTTTCCCGCCTCGCACGCCCATCCGCACCGGCCGGGCGTCCGGGCCTGGGCGGGCGTCCGCGACGGCGCGGGGCGGCTCACCGCCGTCGCGGCCGACGCCTGGCCCGCCCCCACCGTCGGCCTGCTCGCCGGCGTCGTCAGCGACCGCGAGCACGGGCGCGGCCGCGGACACGCGGCCGCCGCCTGCCGACTGGTGCTCGCCGCGATCCTCGGGCGTTCGCCGCGCGCGGCGCTGATGGTGGACGGCTGGAACGAGCCGGCCGTCCGGCTCTACCGGCGGCTCGGGCTGGAGTACCGGCTGTTGGACGCGGCCGCGCAGCGCTCCGCGTAG
- the metX gene encoding homoserine O-acetyltransferase MetX, with translation MNGPARVAVPPASGAWRDGDPVGRRHWFALPGPLALEAGGTLPGARLAYQSWGTPRPDGSNAVLVLHALTGDSHLTGPAGPGHPTAGWWAELVGPGRALDTDRWYVVAPNVLGGCQGSTGPSSAAPDGRPWGSRFPFLTQRDQVAAEVLLADALGIDRWALVVGGSMGGMRALEWAVAHPGRVGALLVLATAAAASAEQIAHASTQVHAIRADPGWHGGDYHHLPPGGGPHRGLGLARRLAQITYRSESELAARFGRDPQYGEDPWRGGRFAVESYLDHHAAKLAHRFDAGSYVVLNEAMNAHDLGRGRGGTAAALRRAAVPALVAAVDSDRLYPPAQQAELAALLPDADAARVIRSPYGHDGFLLEAGQVAPLFAELLPAARPRVHRP, from the coding sequence CTGAACGGCCCGGCCCGGGTCGCCGTCCCGCCGGCCTCCGGGGCCTGGCGGGACGGCGACCCGGTCGGCCGGCGGCACTGGTTCGCCCTGCCCGGGCCGCTCGCCCTGGAGGCGGGCGGCACCCTGCCGGGGGCGCGGCTGGCCTACCAGAGCTGGGGCACGCCCCGTCCGGACGGCTCCAACGCGGTGCTGGTGCTGCACGCGCTGACCGGCGACAGCCACCTCACCGGCCCGGCCGGCCCCGGGCACCCGACGGCGGGCTGGTGGGCGGAACTGGTCGGGCCGGGACGAGCGCTGGACACCGACCGCTGGTACGTGGTCGCGCCGAACGTGCTCGGCGGCTGCCAGGGCTCCACCGGCCCGTCCTCGGCCGCGCCGGACGGGCGGCCCTGGGGCAGCCGGTTCCCGTTCCTCACCCAGCGCGACCAGGTGGCCGCCGAGGTGCTGCTGGCCGACGCCCTCGGGATCGACCGCTGGGCACTGGTGGTCGGCGGCTCGATGGGCGGGATGCGCGCGCTGGAGTGGGCGGTGGCGCACCCCGGACGGGTCGGGGCGCTGCTGGTGCTGGCCACCGCGGCGGCGGCCTCGGCCGAGCAGATCGCGCACGCCTCCACGCAGGTGCACGCGATCCGCGCGGACCCGGGATGGCACGGCGGCGACTACCACCACCTGCCGCCGGGCGGCGGCCCGCACCGCGGGCTGGGCCTGGCCCGCCGACTGGCCCAGATCACCTACCGCAGCGAGTCCGAGCTCGCGGCCCGCTTCGGCCGGGACCCGCAGTACGGCGAAGACCCGTGGCGCGGCGGCCGGTTCGCCGTCGAGTCGTACCTCGACCACCACGCCGCGAAGCTCGCCCACCGCTTCGACGCGGGCAGCTACGTCGTCCTCAACGAGGCCATGAACGCGCACGACCTCGGCCGCGGCCGCGGCGGCACCGCCGCGGCGCTGCGCCGGGCCGCCGTCCCGGCGCTGGTCGCCGCGGTCGACTCGGACCGGCTCTACCCGCCCGCCCAGCAGGCCGAGCTGGCCGCGCTGCTGCCGGACGCCGACGCGGCCCGGGTGATCCGCTCGCCGTACGGGCACGACGGGTTCCTGCTGGAGGCCGGCCAGGTGGCGCCGCTGTTCGCCGAACTGCTGCCGGCCGCCCGCCCGCGGGTCCACCGGCCGTGA
- a CDS encoding DUF4253 domain-containing protein codes for MTDAERDLGRLLPSGDPSTVADLLPPGRLVGPRQDREDAPPVLWLSDGPAPFGLWEELHRAHPRSGLWPLLLAPLREGDEEFRPWATGELSTESASEPDWYDPAALLRNGWEYSTTVDSDGEPLDPDEASELGRSVAPFLDGWPGTAPAADRTGDPDGAARALARELLAFNANLRIGLVAAAGGAEALTACGWSGPVNHEDDIAKVSAVLLDWERRYGTRVVQVGFAELELSVAAPPVDEPTALRIAAEHLAFCPDNIFQGAGTLTAYAPGLIGAPQWSFWWD; via the coding sequence ATGACCGATGCCGAGCGTGATCTGGGCCGGCTGCTGCCCAGTGGAGACCCGAGCACCGTGGCCGACCTGCTGCCCCCCGGGCGGCTGGTCGGCCCCCGGCAGGACCGGGAGGACGCGCCCCCCGTGCTCTGGCTGAGCGACGGGCCCGCGCCGTTCGGGCTGTGGGAGGAACTGCACCGCGCGCACCCGCGCAGCGGGCTGTGGCCGCTGCTGCTCGCGCCGCTCCGGGAGGGGGACGAGGAGTTCCGGCCCTGGGCGACGGGCGAGCTCAGCACCGAGTCCGCGAGCGAACCGGACTGGTACGACCCGGCCGCGCTGCTGCGCAACGGCTGGGAGTACTCCACCACGGTGGACTCCGACGGCGAACCGCTCGACCCGGACGAGGCGTCCGAACTCGGGCGGTCCGTCGCCCCGTTCCTCGACGGCTGGCCCGGCACCGCGCCCGCCGCCGACCGCACCGGCGACCCCGACGGCGCGGCCCGGGCGCTCGCCCGGGAACTGCTGGCGTTCAACGCGAACCTGCGGATCGGCCTGGTCGCGGCGGCCGGCGGGGCCGAGGCGCTGACCGCCTGCGGCTGGTCCGGCCCGGTCAACCACGAGGACGACATCGCCAAGGTGTCCGCCGTCCTGCTGGACTGGGAGCGCCGCTACGGCACCAGGGTGGTCCAGGTCGGCTTCGCGGAGCTGGAGTTGAGCGTGGCCGCCCCGCCGGTCGACGAGCCGACCGCGCTCCGGATCGCCGCCGAGCACCTGGCCTTCTGTCCGGACAACATCTTCCAGGGCGCGGGCACGCTCACCGCGTACGCGCCCGGGCTGATCGGCGCCCCGCAGTGGTCGTTCTGGTGGGACTGA
- a CDS encoding LysR family transcriptional regulator, translating to MELQQLRYVLAVAETLSFTRAAERCLVVQSALSHQVARLEQELGARLFERTSRRVRLTAAGEAFLPAARQCLEAAERAAAEVAAAVGEVRGRLAVGLISTVTAVDIPAGLREFRGRYPQVRISLRVGASKDLVEQVRQGSLDVAFLGLPTTFRPEGVTARELARGRLVAAVAPDHPLAARERVPLAELAAEPFVDLPPGTAGRAQTDLAFAAAGLVRDVAFEVDEASYIPRLVGPGLAVAMLPAAYVPQLTGIAVVEVTDAPTRIETVVWPRTGPSPATAAFLALLGIPAAASD from the coding sequence ATGGAACTCCAGCAGTTGCGCTACGTCCTCGCGGTGGCCGAGACGCTGAGCTTCACCCGGGCCGCCGAGCGCTGCCTGGTCGTGCAGTCCGCGCTCAGCCACCAGGTCGCCCGGCTCGAACAGGAGCTGGGCGCCCGGCTGTTCGAACGCACCAGCCGCCGGGTCCGGCTGACCGCCGCCGGGGAGGCGTTCCTGCCGGCCGCCCGGCAGTGCCTGGAGGCGGCCGAGCGGGCGGCCGCCGAGGTCGCGGCGGCGGTCGGCGAGGTGCGCGGCCGGCTCGCGGTCGGGCTGATCTCGACCGTCACCGCAGTGGACATCCCGGCCGGGCTGCGCGAGTTCCGCGGCCGGTACCCGCAGGTGCGGATCAGTCTGCGGGTCGGCGCCAGCAAGGACCTGGTCGAGCAGGTCCGCCAGGGCTCGCTGGACGTCGCCTTCCTCGGGCTGCCGACCACCTTCCGGCCCGAGGGCGTCACGGCCCGCGAGCTGGCCCGCGGCCGCCTGGTCGCCGCGGTCGCCCCGGACCACCCGCTGGCCGCCCGGGAGCGGGTGCCGCTGGCGGAGCTGGCCGCCGAGCCCTTCGTCGACCTGCCGCCGGGCACGGCGGGGCGGGCCCAGACCGATCTCGCGTTCGCCGCCGCGGGGCTGGTGCGCGACGTGGCCTTCGAGGTCGACGAGGCTTCGTACATCCCGCGCCTGGTGGGCCCCGGGCTGGCGGTGGCCATGCTGCCCGCCGCGTACGTCCCGCAGCTGACCGGGATCGCCGTGGTCGAGGTCACGGACGCGCCGACCCGGATCGAGACGGTGGTCTGGCCGCGCACCGGGCCGTCCCCGGCGACCGCCGCGTTCCTCGCCCTGCTCGGGATCCCGGCGGCGGCCTCCGACTGA
- a CDS encoding bifunctional o-acetylhomoserine/o-acetylserine sulfhydrylase, whose product MSEQSPAAVPGWSFETRQIHAGAQPDPATGARAVPIYQTTSFAFRDTKHAADLFALAEPGNIYTRIHNPTTDVLEQRLASLEGGVAAVALASGQAAETLALLTVAQAGDHLVSSSSLYGGTYNLLRHTLPRFGIEVSFVDDPDDLDAWRAAVRPNTKALFAESLGNPRGNVLDVRGVADVAHAAGVPLIVDNTVPTPYLLRPLEHGADVVVHSATKFLGGHGTTIGGVVVDGGSFDFGADPERFPGFNEPDPSYHGLRFWEALGPGAFAAKLRVQLLRDLGPALSPHSAFLLLQGVETLSLRLERHTANALELARWLEQRDEVAAVHYPGLPSSPWYDAAQRYLPRGAGAVLSFELRDGVEAGRRFVDGLELFSHLANIGDVRSLVIHPASTTHSQLDAEQLVATGTAPGLVRLSVGLESVTDLRADLEAGFRSAKGASS is encoded by the coding sequence ATGTCCGAGCAGAGCCCCGCGGCCGTCCCCGGCTGGTCGTTCGAGACCCGGCAGATCCACGCGGGCGCGCAGCCCGACCCGGCGACCGGGGCGCGGGCGGTGCCGATCTACCAGACCACCTCGTTCGCCTTCCGGGACACCAAGCACGCCGCCGACCTGTTCGCGCTCGCCGAGCCGGGCAACATCTACACCCGGATCCACAACCCGACCACCGACGTGCTGGAGCAGCGGCTGGCCTCGCTGGAGGGCGGCGTGGCGGCGGTCGCGCTGGCCTCCGGGCAGGCCGCCGAGACGCTGGCGCTGCTGACGGTGGCCCAGGCGGGCGACCACCTGGTCTCCTCGTCCTCGCTGTACGGCGGCACCTACAACCTGCTCCGGCACACGCTGCCCCGGTTCGGCATCGAGGTGAGCTTCGTCGACGACCCGGACGACCTGGACGCCTGGCGGGCGGCGGTCCGGCCGAACACCAAGGCGCTGTTCGCGGAGTCGCTGGGCAACCCGCGCGGCAACGTGCTGGACGTGCGCGGGGTCGCGGACGTCGCACACGCCGCCGGGGTGCCGCTGATCGTCGACAACACCGTGCCGACCCCGTACCTGCTGCGACCGCTGGAGCACGGCGCGGACGTCGTGGTGCACTCGGCGACCAAGTTCCTCGGCGGCCACGGCACCACCATCGGCGGCGTGGTCGTGGACGGCGGCAGCTTCGACTTCGGCGCCGACCCGGAGCGCTTCCCCGGTTTCAACGAGCCCGACCCGAGCTACCACGGCCTGCGCTTCTGGGAGGCCCTCGGACCGGGCGCGTTCGCCGCCAAGCTGCGGGTGCAGCTGCTGCGCGACCTCGGACCGGCGCTCTCCCCGCACTCGGCGTTCCTGCTGCTGCAGGGCGTGGAGACGCTGTCGCTGCGACTGGAGCGGCACACCGCGAACGCCCTGGAGCTGGCCCGCTGGCTGGAGCAGCGCGACGAGGTCGCGGCCGTCCACTACCCGGGCCTGCCGTCCAGCCCCTGGTACGACGCGGCGCAGCGCTACCTGCCGCGCGGCGCGGGCGCGGTGCTCTCCTTCGAACTGCGCGACGGCGTGGAGGCGGGACGGCGGTTCGTCGACGGGCTGGAGCTGTTCAGCCACCTCGCCAACATCGGTGACGTGCGCAGCCTGGTGATCCACCCGGCCTCGACCACGCACAGCCAGCTGGACGCCGAACAGCTGGTCGCCACCGGGACGGCGCCGGGCCTGGTGCGGCTGTCGGTCGGCCTGGAGAGCGTCACCGACCTGCGGGCCGACCTGGAGGCGGGGTTCCGCTCGGCGAAGGGCGCGTCGTCCTGA
- a CDS encoding C40 family peptidase, whose amino-acid sequence MASHRRPKQPSRARVAVLTGAAATAVALSAQGGAQATPAQPNKDEVKAQVDKLSEEMERATEKYNGAKERSEQLRQQAGQLQDQVARGQEQLNELAAGLAAVAGDQYRQGGVDPSMQLMLSSDPDQYLAKATSFDQAAGTQAETLKSLKEQQRRLDQQKQEATAVLAELDSEAKTLNDTKNEVQTKLAESRRLLNQLSAADRAAILADEGGTASRGSDRVDVATLPKASGAATQTAIDVALAQRGKPYVWGAEGPNSFDCSGLMVYAYAKAGVSLPRTSQEQARVGGNVGRDWHNAQPGDLVIYSVHGAQDHVAMYLGNGVVVHAPKPGAPVRTMAVDALPISTIRRV is encoded by the coding sequence ATGGCCTCGCACCGCCGCCCCAAGCAGCCCAGTCGCGCCCGGGTGGCCGTGCTCACGGGGGCCGCCGCGACCGCCGTCGCGCTGTCCGCCCAGGGCGGCGCGCAGGCGACGCCCGCCCAGCCGAACAAGGACGAGGTCAAGGCGCAGGTCGACAAGCTCTCCGAGGAGATGGAGCGGGCGACCGAGAAGTACAACGGCGCCAAGGAGCGCTCCGAGCAGCTGCGCCAGCAGGCCGGCCAGTTGCAGGACCAGGTGGCCCGCGGCCAGGAGCAGTTGAACGAGCTGGCCGCGGGGCTGGCCGCGGTGGCCGGGGACCAGTACCGGCAGGGCGGCGTCGACCCGTCGATGCAGCTGATGCTCTCCTCCGACCCGGACCAGTACCTGGCCAAGGCCACCTCCTTCGACCAGGCCGCCGGCACCCAGGCCGAGACGCTCAAGTCGCTCAAGGAGCAGCAGCGCCGCCTGGACCAGCAGAAGCAGGAGGCCACCGCCGTCCTGGCCGAGCTGGACAGCGAGGCGAAGACGCTGAACGACACCAAGAACGAGGTGCAGACCAAGCTCGCCGAGTCGCGCCGGCTGCTCAACCAGCTCAGCGCCGCCGACCGCGCCGCGATCCTCGCCGACGAGGGCGGCACCGCCTCCCGCGGCTCCGACCGGGTCGACGTCGCCACCCTGCCGAAGGCCTCCGGCGCCGCCACCCAGACCGCCATCGACGTCGCGCTCGCCCAGCGCGGCAAGCCGTACGTCTGGGGCGCCGAGGGCCCGAACAGCTTCGACTGCTCCGGCCTGATGGTGTACGCGTACGCGAAGGCCGGCGTCTCGCTGCCGCGCACCTCGCAGGAGCAGGCCCGCGTCGGCGGCAACGTGGGCCGCGACTGGCACAACGCCCAGCCGGGCGACCTGGTGATCTACAGCGTGCACGGCGCCCAGGACCACGTCGCGATGTACCTCGGCAACGGCGTGGTGGTGCACGCGCCCAAGCCGGGGGCGCCGGTCCGCACCATGGCGGTCGACGCCCTGCCGATCAGCACCATCCGCCGGGTCTGA